The genomic stretch TGAGCAATCCACATTCTGAGGTATCTCTTATGATCTCCACTAAACTGCTAACTCACCAGAAAGTCTGCTTCTAAGAGGAAGGCTCTTTAACAGTAATCAGAGCTGCAGAGTTTCGCCcaagtaaaaaaggaaagcacagacCCCCATGAAACAATTCTGCAACCTACAGATTTCTGCTCATTCATGACTCCCAGTGGGGGACACAATTAACTCCCTGAATGTAATTTCCAAGCTAAGTTCTACCTGGGCAGCTTTCAGACTCATCTGTCCACTTATTAGTGGAGCTAAAATTCAGGATTACCAGCTGATGCCATCTATGAATGTGCTGCAGTACTTCAACTGACAGAAATATGCTGCAAAGCCAACTCAGTGCAGGCCACTAATGCCCTAGTGACAAGTCCCCTGATAACAGCACATGTGCATATTAAACTAACTTGTGCTCTCCcagaattttcctcctttcccattgaaaccaaaaagagaaatattgTAGCTTATTTAGTGATAAGTTTAGACAAGTTTCTGGGGCCAAAGGCTCTTATGACCAGCAACACTGGCCCACCTGAACAAAGCAAACGTCAGCATGCCTTCTGCAGCTCTCAGGAATATTCCAGAGCTTTACTTATAGTCTGGGCTCCTTCTCTTACTCCGCACCTGAAGGTCAGTGAATGGGACTCCACCACATTTCACTGAGCACCACTAGCCAAGGGATCCAGCTTCCTGCTTGTCTCCAATCAGCCTCCCACTAAGGAATATCCGCACCACACGAAGGATGCAATAACAACAATGCCTTCGGGGGGAGGATGCAACATAACCAGCACCAGAAGGCTTGGAGCATCTGTTGGAAGTTTCCAAAAAGATCCAAGGTCCCGATTTCTGCAATAATACACATCCAGAGATGGACGCTACCCCATCCAGCTGTTCACCCACACAGCTCTTCCCTTAATGGAGCACTGTAAGATGGCAGTGAACCTGACCAAGATCACAAGGAAAGCCTGCACATTCCAGTTAAGTttcattctgtgctggtagcgcTGACAGCTGAAATGCTGTTCCCATTCTGGACATCACATGTTCTTTCAGCACAGATCTGTGGCACCAATACTTTTTCTTGCCCCTAAGAACCTGCTGACAGCAGCATGAGAGCTCCACAGCCACTTAAAGGCCACCACAAGATCATTTGAGTGATCCACAAGATCACTTGCGCAGAAGCAGTCTTCCTTCCTGCTCCTGTGCAAGATTTGAGGGCACATTCCACAGCAAGAGAGAAGAGACAACTCACTGCAGACGAGTAACAAcagaagcaagagaaacagaTTTCTCAATGCGCTTCTCCGCCCCAGGAGACTCGCAATGCATCCAAACACCTCATACTTCCTTGACCTCCTCCATGCTTTGGCACTAGCTCTAACAGTCACGCACATCACTTAATTCAACCCCTTTGACTCACCGTTTACCTTCTTCCTGGAAACATGCCAGAAGAGGTAGAAGGCAGCCTGCATCTTCAAAACACCATTTGGACCCAAAAAAAACTTGTAGAATCTCATGTCAAAAAATATACCCTAATTGCAGTGACCTGCACAAAGGATGGAGGTGGGCAGAAGGTGATTTAAGCAGCTTTAAGATTCTGAAATGGAAGTAAAGTGATATGGAGGCTGATGGAGCAATCGCTGGAAAATACATCTGAGcttcaaattaataaaaaataaatatagagaTACACAGAGATTGGTATTCAGCTTCCAATCTTATTCTGCAATAGCAGCCATTGAGAAGCTAAAGTTTGAGCGCTCAGAGCCAAGGCAGCTTTTGCTAAAGCTCTTTCTCCTAGTGCTGCCACAGTCTTGCTATCACGACGACACAGAGGAAGGAGTGCCAGCCCTCCCCTTTGTTGGTAACCCACTCTGCCAAACCCAGCTCTTGAAATAACAGCAGGAAGGGCTATAAATAACGACGGCATCTTTAAACAATCTGGTTAAGTGGACGGACAACGTGAATCGCCACAGTATTTACTGTCAAACAGTGAGGGTAAAGATGGGATTTCAAACATCCACATTCACCTCCATCCTGCAATTCTGTAATACAGCAACAATTACAAAAGACATGCACcgttttcttttcaaagtcagaCTGCATCTTTCACCCGGGCACCTAAACTGAATACCTACTTCGCAAGATCTTGCTGTTAAAAGCCGACGTCACCTTTTGCTCTCAGAGAGCGTGTGAGCCAAACCTTTGAAAACtggccagctctgtccccagagGGCAGCAGCGAAGGAGCCGACTCAACTGTTTCAAACCAGTCAGGCAGAGCGGCACACTGCTCAGACCAACCAGCTCTAAAGACAAAATCGGCCTGAGCTGTAACCTACCATTAGCAGGCCAAACAGTAATGATGAAAAAGCTGCCATTCCATCAGGAGAACGTCACATGGCTGTAGAGAGGAGACTGAAAAGCTCCAAGGATTAAGGATTATTGCAGCTGATGAGAAAAAACTTCCTAACCTGAAGATGCAATGGTGAACTAGAGTGCCCAGGACAGTAGGCTAGCTACGATCTTGCGATCTCCACCAGACGAATTTCAGGCCCTAGCCATGTCAAACTGCTAAAAGAGAAATAATCTTGCAACTTCACGTGGGattctgagagaaaaaaacatttcaagcaaATTCTGAGAGCTCCTGACCTCAGCGGTTCTATACACAGGtcacagaaactgaaattaaaattgtGACCGCTCCTTGGGCACAGAAAGTCTGATTCCTCCTATGATGTTAACTACGAGGTTAAGTTACCTACGATGCACAGATGAGCCCTGAAGAGCTATACCAACGCCTGCCTCGCCAGAATTCCTTATTATAGAGAATATACTTACTGTTCCAGCCAGGATATCATGAGGACAGCAATCCAGAAGGTGGCTCTTGCAAACACGATCGTCTGTAAACTTCACCCTTTGTCTGGTTTCATCTCCTGAAATTCATTTGTGGTTTTAAATAAGGAGACATTAGAATACCGGTAAGAGAACAAAGAGGTCGGTATGATCATTTCGCCTCAATATGCAGATTAAAATACTTGGTGTTCCTGCTCCCCAAAATTACTCAAAAAAAGCCTAGAGCGTAACAGGATATTCTGGAACACTTATAATTGGCAACAAACACTATTTCAGCATTTATTCATCCAGTACACCATGTTAAACACAGTGTTGGCGAGCCAAGTAACATCCAAGGCCTGTCATCCATATAAAGAGACAGCacagccagaagagaaaaaaggagacagacagTCTGGCTCGCAgccaaaaccttttattttttttcccccccttttttttactgtgagaggaaggggcaggaggtACCGAAACCCACACTATTGGAGGGCCATGAATCACAAAACAGGGCTGTGCTGGACAGTTTTTATAGGCGCTTGCTATTTGCTCATCTGATAATTAAGACATCGGTCCATTTGGTTTGAGAACCAAATATGCAGTGTGCTTTCCAAGGCCGTGCAAAGACGAATCTTGTAGGTCTTGGCCTGGAACACGAAGCGTGCTTCCCACCCACATCCCACCCTCAGAAGACATTTTACACTCAGGAGCCACTTAAACAAGACaatatcagaaaagcaaaaaaataaaaaataaaaaaagaaacaaagttagTCAATACACACTGCGAGCTCCAACATATACTATACCCATCTGCATTCTTCAAGACCTCAGCTGCAGAATTTTATGCCCACTGTTgaaaagttttaaaggaaaagttttcttgCCCACACCTGCAGTAAGGAAGTCAGGGGAATGATACATAAAAGTAAAGGCAAAGTGGTAATGGTATGTGACAATTTTAAAGCTCATCTGTGTATATGACACAGGTATGTGTAATACTAAAGTATGAATATAGTTTAGGATTCGCAAGCATCCAGGAATAATGTTGTGTCTACTGAAaatggtttttttatttttttttctttctaagctaCACTTTTAAAGTTACTtgtgaaaaaaaagcaaacactttttttttttttgttataacagctttaaaaattgGTTGTGACTCACGGCTCGATGAACATGAGGCTTTTCTGCAACTCCCTTGCAGATTGATGTAGGCAGGCAAAGATACACTGAacctttataaataaaatagagGGGCCACAATTGTTCAGtttgtatgaaataaaaatatgggaAGCAATTCAATAGCAACTcaatacacaaagaaagaaaagcacttaTTCACTTACGAAACAAAGTGCAAAGTACCTCAACAGCCCTGCTAATGTGCCAAAGGGAATTTAAGTACTCAGCAAGTCGCAGAAGGGAGATACAAACCGCAGCGGGAACATATTTCGCACAGGCTGTCACATTTCTTTTCTCGGACAACAACTACAACAGCCGGCTCCTGCAGGCACACCTACCTACATGCCTCTGTATGCACGGCGTGGCCTGGGCACGGAGCTTTCCCTAAAACCTCTCTGCGGCAGCCGGGGCCCGGAGCGGCGGGCTCCTCCCGGGGCTGGGCCACGCCGGGCGCTTTCTAGGGCCAGGGGCGAGGCGGGCTCCTCCGCCGGGCAGGCCTATACCCCTACCGGGCTCCCTGTGCCGAGCTCGCTAGGCCGCCCCGAGGCGCGGCGAGGCCCGGGCCCGCTCCGCCGGCCCGCCCAGGcggccgccccgcaccgcccgtcGCGCCGCtcgctcggcggggccggggccaggccgcggcggggcgggctagGGCTCCGGCTCTGGCCCGCCGCGTCCCCCGGCACGGGCGGAGGCCGATCGCGCCGCAGGTCCGGAGCGGAGGCAGcggccggcccgggccgggccgggccaggccccGCGCGGCCGAGGCGGCCGCCAGGCCGCGGCGTTTCCTGCAGGCCCCGCCCGCCCCTACTCACCGTCCCGGGCCGTGCCCATGAGCTGGTCCAGCAGGGCCCGCATCTGGGCCTGGGCCGACatggcgggcgcggggccgggccgcggggcgcggcgggcgggcggctccggcCTGGGCCtgggcggcgacggcggcggcggcgacggctCCGGCCTCAGTAgtggcggcggcgcgcggcgggcGCTGGGCGGAAGCGGCCCCTCCTGCCGCCGCGCGGCATGCCGGGACGGGTAgtccgggggcggggcggggctcaGCTccggctgggccggggccggcagcgggggagcggggccggggacggggccggggttggggctggggctggcggcaccgggcggccgccccgccccggcgccgaAGGGCCCCCGCCTGCGGGTGTGCGCCGGGCCGCCCGCTCGGGCTCCCCCGCCTTAGCGGGGCGCCTCATTAGCGGCGGCTGACGAGGTCTCTGGCGGGGGCACGGGCCGGGGGCACCCGTAGCCTGGCTCCCCACCGGGCCGCTCCCATGGGCCCGGCCCCCATCGGCGGTGCTGCCCCGGGTGCCCCGGCACCCGTCCCCGGGGCCGACCGAGTGCGGGCCCGGTAGCCGGGCCGCAGCATCTGCGGAGCCGTGCCCAGCCGCGCCAGGCCATGCCGAGCCGTTGCCGGGCCGTGCTGAGCCATGCCGGGCCGTGCCAAGCTGTGCCGGGCCGTGCTGAACCATGTCAAGCAGTGCCAAACCATGCAGAGCCGTGCCAGGCCAAGCCAAGCCATGCCCTGCCACGCTGAGCAGTGCCACGCCATGCCAAGCtgtgccgggcgggcgggcgatGGCGGGTGACGTCAGGGAGCAGACCGAAGGGTGCCCGTGGCTTATCAGCTCCCACCTGCCGTGTttgcccagcagtgcccaggcaAGACGCCTGCTGCTCCCGGCCCGGCGTTGCCGGTGTGAGTGTTTGGAGAGGGGCGAAGGAGCCCTGcggagccggtgccggtgcccagcTTTGCCCCCACGGGGTGCCCCGGGGTCGCCGGCCCAGGGAGGGGGGTGGGTGACAGCCGTGCCCGGGCTGGCACTCTCCTCGCCAGTGCTGCACCATGCCAGGGGCTGGGGACCTCACACAGGGagcagggtgctcagggcagggtggcagggaGGGCTCCGAGGGAGCAGACCAGGAGCTGCGATCGCCCTGAGAGCATCGGGGCAGGGCAGCTCTGGAGCAGGGctctggctgtccccagccctgatGGCTGGTGTCCCACACCCTGAGCGTCCCCCGCACAGGCGGTGACAGGGTCTGGGTGCTGTGTCAGGCCCCCGCCGTCCTGTGCCCTCCAGCTGTCACAGCCAGGCTGTCCTGCGTCCCCTGGGCATCCTGGGTCCCCGGCCACCTCCAGTCCACCGGCCGTCTGTGTCCCCTGGCCGTGCCAGGGGGCACGAGGCTGGAGATGGGGGGGTCTGGACCAGCTCGGGGGCCGTGCAGCACCTGGCCCCGCTCTGCTGTGCGGGGGGCCAGCACCACAGGACCCCCACAGAGAGGCTTTGCCTGCTGcagccgcggcggcagcgcctgTTTGCAGAGGCATCGCTCGATACGCAGTATGTTCTTCAGAAGATCCCTACTCCAGGAGTCAAAATagcatgaaatttaattttacGCCTATTTGACAAAGCTTGATTTCGCCTCCAATCAGGGGGGAGATAAGAGCCCTCGGCACAAGTGTGCGGGCAGTttggcagctggggctgccgaTTAAATAGGTGAATTTACAGGAACAACACTTGAAAATCCCCTGGCTAGTGAACCATTAAGGTGAGCCCTGCCTTCCGTCCCCACGTCCCTCCCCGCGCCGCTCTCCCGTTGCTGGGTGCTAAAGCAAACCCCAGCTCTGTTTACCGAGTCTACTATTACAATACAGCTACCAAATATTTGCCAGCCGTCAGCTCGCTGCTCCGCTATAAATACTTCAGGCCCAGGTGGAGGGACAGGAAGGGGGAGCGGCGTGGGAGCCTATGCATGGCCGGGCAGCAGCGCCAAGGTGAGTGCCGAGCCGAGGCCCCGGGTGATGCCCTCTCGCACCGGGCCGTTTCTCCGGCTGAgggtggcagcggggcaggcTGGCTCCgtggccggggcggccccgctcccctctccccgcagcctggAGGTGCGCGGTGCCTCGGGAGGCTGaaccccccgccgccccccccccctccatgggGCAGCATGGAGGCAGGACCGGGGGTCCCGCAGTGGGGACGGCACAAAGATGAACGCACGGTGACCCCGGAGATGGCAACGATGCTGTCTCAGGCTGGGCACGGGGCCCAGCACCGTGCTTGGCGTGGCAGGAGCAGGATTTGTCCCTCAGGATTTGTCCCCTGCCCCAAGACCCTCTCGGGGCCAGGGTGATGGCAGTCCCAGGCACGTGGCTGGGGATGCCCTGCggtgaggcagggctggggaccccagggcaCAGGTAGCACTAACTACAGAGGGGCCTCACCCAGCTCCGCACGACCCAGCCACGACCAGAGCCCACCAGCGTGGTGCAGGGAGGTGCGGGGAAACCTGCGGGGCCATTGCGTGGGCAGAGCTCGGGGCTCAGCATCCCGGGTGCTCAGCCCAGGGTGGCGGGGACAGATCAGCCCAGGTGGCAGGGGGCTCAGCCCAGGGTGGCAGGGACAGATCAGCCCAGGGTGGCAGGGGGCTCAGCCCAGGGTGGCAGGGGGCTCAGCCCCATTCACCTCCATGCACAGCCCCAAGGTGAAGGAGAACATCCCGCTGCCCCACAGTTCCGGGGGACGTCCCCGCTGCCCCATGGTTTGGTACCTCACATGGTTTGGTGGGGAATTCCCTGCTGCCCCATGTCCCACGGATCAGTGGGGACATCCCTGCTGCCCCAGATGCTGTGACTTGCTGGGGACATTCCTATTGCCCCACATCCCATGTGTTGGTGGGGACATTCCTGCTGCCCCACGTCACATGGCTTGACAGGGACATCCCTGTTGCCTGATCTCCCGGCGTTCAGTTAGGATATCCCCGCTGCCCCATGTCCCATGACTTGGGAGGGGATGATGTCCCCGCTGCCCCATGTCCCATGACTCAGGGGGTATGTCCCTGCTGCCCCATATCCCCTGTCTTTGTGGAgacatccctcctgccccatatCCCCTTTGTGGAGACATCCCTGCTGCCCCATATCCCCTGTCTTTGTGGAgacatccctcctgccccatatCCCCTGTCTTTGTGGAGACATCCCAGCTGCCCCATGTTCCATGACTTGGTGGGGACGTCCCTGCTGCCCCATGTCCCATGACTCAGGGGGCATGTCTCCGCTGCCCTGTATCCCACGGCTCGGTAGGGCTGTGTAGGGACATCCCCCCCTTGGTAGGGACATCCGCACCGCGCCATGTCCCATGGCTCGTGGGGGAtgtccccgctgccctgcagccccactcTGGCCGTGGCGTGGCTCGACACAGTCCCCCTGCTGCCTCGGGGCCAAGTGCCACTGCAGGGcggtgggctggggagggtgcCAGAGTGTGTGCCACCCTCACCCCGCTGTCCCTGCCCGCAGGGTGAGTCCGGGCCCCGGGGTGCCCCTGCGCGCTGACATGGCTGCGGGCGTCATCCGGCCCCTGGCAGAGCTGCGGCTGCCCTCGCCCTTCCCacacagcctgctgctgcctgcgcgCCCTGAGCCCGACTTCCCCGacctctctgaggaggaggaggaggaggaagaggaggaagaggaggaggaggaggaggagacggcaGAGGAGAGCGCGGGGCCGGAGCTGGCCATCCCCAGCGCCGCAGAGACCACCCTGCAGCTCCTCAAGTTTTCGGAGCTCATCAGCTGCGACATCCAGCGGTACttcgggcggcggggccgggaggaggcCGCCAGCAGCCGCGGCGTGCCCGAGGACTGCGGCTCACCCTGGCGCGCCGAGGCCCAGCCCGAGGCCGCGGcaccgcggggcagccccggggccgtgcACAGGCTGGGGCCGCTGGCCGAGCTCTTCGAGTACGGCGTGCACCGGTGCCTGCCGCCCCGGACAGCCGGCGGCAAAACGCAGCGGCTGGAGAGGAAATACGGCCACATCACCCCCATGCACCGGAGGAAGCTGCCGCCCTCCTTCTGGAGGGAGCcgggccccggccctgccggcctCCTCCATGCCGGCACCCCCGACTTCAGCGACCTCCTGGCCAACTGGTCGGtggagccagggctggagctgccgggcACTGGGCGGGAGCTGCCGCCCGAGCCGGGCCGCCCGGGGCTGGAGGCTGAGCCCTTCGCCGGGCTGTGACCCCACCACGGCCCcgggggcccccagccccgccacgtGCCGCCCGGTTAATGATAAACCTGGCGGCCCCAACGCCGGGGCACCTGGAGCCGCTGGGCTGGAGCCGGCGATGGGACGAGTGAATAAATGACTCCCGCCAGGCACCGGTGCACGCAGCGTCCTTTGCCACCCGCCACCGCGGTGCCCCTGCCGCCGCTGACAAAGGCTCACCGCTTGGCCTGGCCTCGGGggccgccggctgccccggcagcaggAAGAGGCGGGAAGCGCGGTGCCCGCGGGCGCCGGCAGCCCGTGTTTACCCTGCGGGCCCAAGTTGGTGGATCCCATCCCCTTATCTCGGCCGCGCCAGGGCAAAGGGCGACACGGGGCCTCATAAAGCgtccctgccagcacccagcggggacccaccccaccccacctcagGGACCCGCTGCACCCCACGGCTCCCCTGCCCCGTGGCAGCGCCAGGGAACCAGACCCACACAGGAGAGCAGGGCTGACCTACGGCGTGGGGAGAGCAGCCGGCCCTTCCCCACGGCCCCCAGCACCACACCAGGCTCTCGCCGGAGCCCGCGGCCCCAGCGCCGTTACCAGGGCCCGGCCGAGGCattccctgctccctggcagctctTTGTTGGCCTCGAAAGGGAAAAGCTGCCCCCGCCTCGAGCACTCCAGCCCTGCCGGGGGGCCGAGGAAGGTGGGGGGGCCCTGGCCTCCCCCCAGGCTCCCAccctcccagcaccagcagcaaggAGAGGGCTCGGCTCAGCCCCAGGGGACTACTGACAGACATGGCGCCGAGTCcgagcagcagcactgggggaaGCAAGAGACAGGCAGCACCCCCATAAAAGTACAAACAGGCTTTATTTGAGCACAGTATCCCACAGGCGAAAGCCCCCCCCCAGGCACCAGGATGCCCCTGCCCAAGGGAGAGGGGTGGGCAGCACCGGACCCCTGGCTCCAAGTCATGGCTCCAAGCCCAGGTGAGGGACAAGGATGGTGGGAGGTGTGGGAGCTGAGGTGCCAGGGCTGGAGCCCTCCTCATCACCCAGGGGACTGCAGGTTCTGCTCCCTGCCCCCGGCCCGATCCAGGGCTGGCGGTGGGGGTTGGAGTGCCTGGCAGGGGCCGGGCTGCTGGAAAGGGCCAGAACAAGCCCCAGCAACTGCAGAAGCACACCCGGGTGACCCTGGACCCCAGCATGGGcgaaggggagaggcagcagcgatggcgggaggagggcaggagtggCAGAGGGACACAGGCTGCAGGACCAGCACTGCCCCAGAGGAGgcagctctcccctccccctccctgccccaaaccccAGGGGTGCCTCCCCACACACGGGTTGGGGTCAAGGGAGCCaagaaagagcaagaggaggcAACTGCTGAACCATGGGAGCCCTTTTATTGCACAGCCGAGCAGGGcacagccccttcctccagcctgaGGGGCAGAACCGCAAGCGCCTGCCCCAAGGCTCAGCCCgacccagcacagcaggagctcGGGGCAGGGCAGATGGGgccctgggagcaggagggagccccACCATGTCTCTTCTGCTCCCCACTCAGGCCCTGCAGCAGAGGCCAGGGCAGGGCCAGGTCCCAGACAGCCCAGCCTGGGTGGATGAGGCAATGGAGGCCAGTGGAGGCCACAGAGGGACTGtgcccagctcagcagggcaCTTCTGCTCCCCCTGGCACGCTCCAGACTTCACCCAGCCCTCAGAGAGAGCCTACGCCAGGAGCCGACGGAGCCAAGGGTGCGTTTTGATCCCttggggaagcagaggaaggggtGAGAAGAGGAGGCAGTACATGTGGGAAGGCAGCGACGGGCAGGAGAGCCAGGGCAGCCAAGCACGCCGGTGCTCCGGGCACCGTGACGCCTGCACAGGCTGGCCcagtcctctccctgcctcccacaAAGGTGGTCCCCGGCTCCAAGGGGCCAGGGGGTGTCTccgctgggcagcaccgccccgcGTCACGTCTGTGCCAGCGAGAGCTCCTCCAGGCCTTCCTTCCCCAGCCGGTACCTGGCAAGGTCCTTGCGAGTGACCATGCCCACCACCTGCCAGGAAAGGGACAGGGTACGGCCCCATGCTGGCACCCGGAGCCTGGGGACAAGGGCAGCGCGTTGCCCCCCCACCAAGGAGCCCAGGCTGCCCGCATGTGGCGAGCAGGGACTCACCTCGTTGCGATTGTCCACAACCACCAAGTGTCGCAGCCCCAGGGCTCGGAAAAGCTTGAACACCCGTGGCAGAGATGCCTCCTGCAAGAGCGAGCGGGGCTGTGTGGGCTGCGGTATCCCCAGCCCACCCATGACCCCGGGAtgctggggtgcagaggggtccCTGGCCGTTACCTGAGGCACAGTGTAGGGCGAGGGGTTCATGAACTCGCTGAGGTCGATCATGCACTCGCGCTCATCCTGGGAGACGTGGATGGACTGGATGGGGGGAAAGCGGGGGTAGGCGTCCCGGAAATCCTTCAGCTTCAGCCGCCGCTGCACCAGGCTCAGGTTGGCCCTTTCCACGAAAACCTTGGGAGGAGAGAGGCCGTCGGGGACT from Mycteria americana isolate JAX WOST 10 ecotype Jacksonville Zoo and Gardens chromosome 12, USCA_MyAme_1.0, whole genome shotgun sequence encodes the following:
- the PERCC1 gene encoding protein PERCC1; its protein translation is MAAGVIRPLAELRLPSPFPHSLLLPARPEPDFPDLSEEEEEEEEEEEEEEEEETAEESAGPELAIPSAAETTLQLLKFSELISCDIQRYFGRRGREEAASSRGVPEDCGSPWRAEAQPEAAAPRGSPGAVHRLGPLAELFEYGVHRCLPPRTAGGKTQRLERKYGHITPMHRRKLPPSFWREPGPGPAGLLHAGTPDFSDLLANWSVEPGLELPGTGRELPPEPGRPGLEAEPFAGL